A genomic region of Enterococcus sp. 12C11_DIV0727 contains the following coding sequences:
- a CDS encoding ABC transporter permease, producing MKTMRRIYSIPYMMWLLLFVIAPVLMIIYQSFFDMNGHFTLGNYQTYFTSGTYLSMTLNSVWYAFLITLFTLLISYPTAYFLTKLKHKQLWLMLVILPTWVNLLLKAYAFIGIFSIHGNINQFLSFIGIGAHQILFTDFSFLFVATYIEIPFMILPIFNALEELNPSLISASRDLGANSIETFQRVIFPLSLNGVKSGVQAVFIPSLSLFMLTRLIGGNRVITLGTAIEEHFMVTQNWGMGSTIGVILIVAMFVVMLLTGEKKKKGRVK from the coding sequence ATGAAAACAATGCGTCGGATTTATTCAATTCCTTATATGATGTGGCTATTATTATTTGTGATTGCTCCGGTTTTGATGATCATTTACCAATCTTTTTTTGATATGAATGGACACTTCACTTTGGGAAATTATCAAACTTACTTTACTTCTGGAACCTACTTGAGTATGACACTAAATTCTGTTTGGTATGCTTTTTTGATTACATTATTTACGTTGTTGATCAGCTATCCTACAGCCTATTTTTTGACTAAGTTAAAACATAAACAATTATGGTTGATGTTAGTAATTTTACCAACTTGGGTCAATTTGTTACTAAAAGCCTATGCGTTTATCGGGATTTTTAGCATTCATGGGAATATTAATCAGTTTCTAAGCTTTATTGGAATTGGAGCGCATCAGATTTTATTTACCGATTTTAGTTTTTTGTTTGTCGCGACATATATTGAAATACCCTTTATGATTTTGCCGATTTTCAATGCTTTGGAAGAGCTGAATCCTTCCTTGATCAGTGCTAGTCGTGATTTAGGAGCGAATAGTATTGAGACGTTTCAGCGGGTGATTTTTCCTCTATCTTTGAATGGCGTGAAAAGTGGGGTTCAAGCTGTTTTTATTCCGTCACTTTCATTATTCATGCTAACTCGTTTGATTGGCGGAAATCGAGTGATCACACTTGGAACAGCGATTGAAGAGCACTTTATGGTCACACAAAATTGGGGCATGGGATCAACAATTGGTGTGATTTTGATCGTAGCTATGTTCGTCGTAATGCTATTAACGGGTGAGAAGAAGAAAAAGGGGCGAGTGAAATGA
- a CDS encoding ABC transporter ATP-binding protein — MKKNIITFENVVKEYDDEKVLKNVSFEIEQGKFYTLLGPSGCGKTTILRILAGFVDATEGDIYFDGQRINDIPANKRQVNTVFQDYALFPHMNVFDNVAFGLKIKKIPKKEIEKKVKDALRMVQLPGYEVREISEMSGGQRQRVAIARAIVNEPKVLLLDEPLSALDLKLRTDMQYELRDLQQRLGITFIFVTHDQEEALAMSDEIFVMNKGHIVQSGTPVDIYDEPINHFVADFVGESNIVNGTMIEDNLVEFVGKRFECVDGGMRQNEAVEIVLRPEDLTITTADKGKLVVTVDTQLFRGVHYEIICHDEDHNEWMVHSTRKATEGAKVGLFFEPEDIHVMRFNESEEEFDARLESYEE; from the coding sequence GTGAAAAAAAATATTATTACGTTTGAAAATGTTGTGAAAGAATATGATGATGAAAAAGTATTAAAAAATGTTAGTTTTGAGATTGAACAAGGGAAATTTTATACTCTTTTAGGGCCTTCTGGTTGTGGGAAAACCACGATTTTACGTATTTTAGCAGGTTTTGTCGATGCTACTGAGGGGGATATTTATTTTGATGGGCAACGAATCAATGATATTCCAGCAAATAAGCGTCAGGTCAATACGGTTTTTCAAGATTATGCTTTGTTTCCCCATATGAATGTCTTTGATAATGTAGCATTCGGTTTGAAAATCAAAAAGATACCCAAGAAAGAAATTGAAAAAAAAGTCAAAGATGCGTTACGGATGGTGCAATTGCCTGGTTATGAGGTCCGTGAAATCAGTGAAATGTCAGGTGGTCAGCGTCAACGCGTAGCCATCGCACGTGCCATCGTCAATGAGCCAAAGGTTTTATTATTAGATGAACCATTGTCGGCTTTAGATTTAAAATTACGGACAGATATGCAATATGAACTTCGTGATTTACAACAACGTTTAGGTATTACCTTTATTTTTGTGACTCACGATCAAGAAGAAGCTTTGGCTATGAGTGATGAGATCTTTGTGATGAACAAAGGGCATATTGTGCAAAGTGGAACGCCTGTCGATATTTATGATGAGCCGATCAATCATTTTGTGGCTGATTTTGTAGGAGAAAGTAATATTGTTAACGGTACGATGATTGAAGATAATCTCGTTGAATTTGTCGGCAAACGCTTTGAATGTGTAGATGGCGGTATGCGTCAAAATGAAGCTGTTGAAATCGTGTTACGTCCAGAAGACTTAACGATTACTACAGCGGATAAAGGTAAACTAGTTGTAACAGTTGATACACAGTTGTTTCGTGGCGTTCATTATGAGATTATTTGTCACGATGAAGACCATAATGAGTGGATGGTTCATTCAACTAGGAAAGCCACAGAAGGTGCCAAGGTTGGACTCTTTTTTGAACCAGAAGATATTCACGTAATGCGCTTCAATGAATCTGAGGAAGAATTTGATGCTCGTTTAGAAAGCTACGAAGAATAG
- a CDS encoding helix-turn-helix domain-containing protein — translation MEIGEKLRNLRVQKNLTQEELGERTDLTKGYISQLERDLSSPSMETFFNILEVLGITPEQFFSERTLAQKILYRNEDSTLYYDEENGYELKWLIPESNEKEMEPVLLTFDKNGEYKTFEPSLSETFIYVIDGSVSLILGETTYSAKKGEAMYYQATEPHQLINHSKGKSCVLIVATESYL, via the coding sequence ATGGAGATTGGTGAGAAGCTCCGTAATTTACGAGTGCAGAAAAACTTAACACAAGAAGAATTAGGTGAGCGAACTGATTTAACGAAAGGCTATATTTCTCAGTTAGAACGTGATTTAAGTTCGCCCTCGATGGAAACGTTCTTTAATATTCTCGAAGTTTTAGGGATCACACCAGAACAATTTTTTAGTGAACGAACCTTGGCACAAAAAATTCTTTATAGAAATGAAGATAGTACACTTTATTACGATGAAGAAAATGGTTATGAGTTGAAGTGGCTGATTCCCGAATCGAATGAAAAAGAAATGGAGCCAGTTTTACTGACTTTTGATAAGAATGGTGAATATAAAACATTTGAACCTTCTTTATCTGAGACATTTATCTATGTGATTGACGGTTCTGTTTCTTTAATCTTAGGTGAAACAACTTATTCTGCTAAAAAAGGGGAAGCCATGTATTATCAAGCGACAGAACCACATCAGTTAATCAATCATTCAAAAGGAAAAAGTTGCGTATTGATTGTGGCTACGGAATCTTATTTATAG
- a CDS encoding FUSC family protein: MKFKIGMRTFKTGLSVFFCILVSILLKRETYVVAAITTVFTLREDMENTLRYGKHRIIGNVMGAIMSIAVIAIFNWLGRTELVQLIFIPVIITLMIALLASLGYHEGTVGACATLLTIVFMIPANQSYGYAFARVVDSFIGMGIALLVNYVIPCKVGKKRFIRTSKSEEVSD, encoded by the coding sequence TTGAAATTTAAGATCGGTATGCGAACATTTAAAACAGGGTTAAGTGTCTTTTTTTGTATTTTAGTCAGTATTTTGTTAAAACGAGAAACCTATGTAGTTGCTGCAATCACAACCGTCTTCACTTTGAGAGAAGATATGGAAAATACCTTGAGATACGGCAAGCATCGTATTATTGGGAATGTAATGGGTGCAATCATGTCTATAGCAGTGATTGCAATATTTAATTGGCTGGGGAGGACAGAATTAGTACAGCTGATTTTTATTCCAGTAATTATTACACTGATGATTGCATTATTGGCTAGCTTAGGGTATCACGAAGGAACAGTTGGAGCGTGTGCAACACTGTTGACGATCGTTTTTATGATCCCAGCTAATCAATCATATGGTTATGCATTTGCAAGAGTTGTTGATAGCTTCATCGGTATGGGGATTGCGTTGTTGGTGAATTACGTAATTCCATGCAAAGTTGGTAAAAAAAGATTTATAAGAACTAGTAAGAGTGAAGAAGTGTCTGATTAA
- a CDS encoding helix-turn-helix domain-containing protein, whose translation MIEPDIKKNFPKPTITRKEYLYYKTKGYNQKKIAALFNTSPTTLRMWRKMNDL comes from the coding sequence TTGATTGAACCAGATATTAAAAAGAATTTTCCAAAACCAACTATTACGCGAAAAGAATATTTATATTATAAGACAAAAGGCTACAATCAAAAGAAAATTGCAGCTCTTTTTAATACATCGCCAACAACGTTAAGAATGTGGCGAAAAATGAACGACTTGTAA
- a CDS encoding SDR family NAD(P)-dependent oxidoreductase has translation MVNKVVLITGGTRGIGRSLVDKFLQKQFIVASFSSNAKNVSLLRQAYPEENRLFLRTVDINNKQDSLAFVTDTIKKFGRIDYLFLNSGICEDITFSKMTDNQWEKVLSTNISSLFTLSQAVFKQMMQQSGSKKIYMMTSTAGIYGVFGQTNYSASKAAIIGFSKSLALEGKKYGIQVNAIAPAALTDMTMPVMNKIAKKYNKKNQPLPDYWQIGTSEALADTAYKLSQMHGALTGKVFGINGNQIVLYEEPSSSLFDLTP, from the coding sequence ATGGTAAATAAAGTTGTCTTGATTACAGGAGGTACACGCGGAATCGGTCGATCTCTGGTTGATAAATTTCTGCAGAAGCAGTTCATCGTTGCTTCATTTTCAAGTAATGCTAAAAATGTGTCACTTTTGCGACAAGCATATCCTGAAGAAAACCGTCTTTTTTTGCGAACCGTCGATATCAATAATAAACAAGATTCACTAGCTTTTGTTACCGATACGATAAAAAAATTTGGTCGAATTGATTATCTTTTTTTGAATAGTGGTATTTGTGAAGATATCACGTTTAGTAAAATGACAGATAATCAGTGGGAAAAAGTACTTAGCACCAATATAAGTTCCTTATTCACTTTGTCGCAGGCTGTTTTTAAGCAGATGATGCAACAATCTGGTTCTAAAAAAATTTACATGATGACTTCAACGGCAGGAATTTACGGTGTTTTTGGTCAAACCAATTACAGTGCAAGTAAAGCTGCGATCATTGGTTTTTCAAAGTCTTTAGCACTTGAAGGAAAGAAGTACGGCATTCAAGTGAATGCCATTGCGCCAGCAGCTTTGACCGACATGACAATGCCAGTAATGAATAAAATAGCGAAAAAATATAATAAGAAAAATCAGCCTCTTCCAGATTATTGGCAAATAGGAACAAGTGAAGCTTTAGCTGATACAGCATATAAATTAAGCCAAATGCATGGAGCACTAACAGGGAAGGTTTTTGGCATTAATGGTAACCAAATTGTTTTATATGAAGAGCCGTCTAGCAGTTTATTTGATCTTACACCATAA
- a CDS encoding thiolase family protein — translation MQTEKIYIIDSARLPIGKYGGALAQATAEELGAVLLEKLMDRNVEIKPFVDEVIIGNIIAGGGNVARKIALLGGLNEETPAFTIDRQCASGLEAFIVARAKLISQDCQLIVCGGAESTSRAPWQIERPKRLYGVPPRMLKRQSLSAGSFGDPDLGIACEILAEKYTISREMQDQYALLSQKRYQSAKVEAIFTEEIIPYEDITEDECPRKETSIEKLKKLAPEFSADGSITAGNCCPLNDGAALSLLASGLFCQQHDIKPEFELVGGVSIGIAPIDFGLGPVVAIQKLMARFGITMAQIDRLEVNEAFAAQMLTCLAETNWPKEKLNVSGGAISYGHPFGATGAILVRRLMTELKQHESFRYGIAAMCVGGGQGTAVLIKKVIA, via the coding sequence ATGCAAACTGAAAAAATCTATATCATTGATAGTGCTCGTTTGCCAATAGGAAAGTATGGTGGAGCCTTGGCACAAGCAACTGCAGAAGAATTAGGCGCAGTATTATTGGAAAAATTAATGGACCGTAATGTTGAAATAAAACCGTTTGTTGATGAAGTTATCATTGGGAATATCATAGCAGGAGGTGGAAATGTTGCACGTAAAATAGCTTTATTAGGCGGATTGAACGAGGAAACTCCGGCTTTCACCATTGATAGGCAATGTGCCTCAGGTTTAGAAGCTTTTATTGTTGCCAGAGCTAAATTGATCAGCCAGGATTGTCAGCTTATTGTGTGTGGCGGGGCTGAAAGTACTAGTCGAGCGCCATGGCAAATTGAACGTCCCAAAAGATTATACGGTGTGCCGCCAAGAATGTTGAAACGTCAAAGCCTATCAGCAGGTTCTTTTGGTGATCCAGATCTTGGTATTGCTTGTGAAATTCTAGCTGAAAAATACACTATTTCCAGAGAAATGCAGGACCAATACGCTCTTCTCAGCCAAAAAAGATATCAGTCAGCTAAAGTGGAGGCTATTTTTACAGAGGAAATAATACCATATGAAGATATAACAGAAGATGAGTGTCCACGAAAAGAGACATCAATTGAAAAATTAAAGAAGCTTGCTCCAGAGTTCTCAGCTGACGGATCGATTACAGCAGGTAATTGCTGTCCATTAAATGATGGTGCGGCGCTGAGTCTATTGGCAAGTGGCCTTTTTTGCCAACAACATGATATAAAACCAGAATTTGAATTAGTTGGAGGTGTATCAATTGGGATAGCACCAATTGATTTTGGGTTAGGACCAGTCGTTGCAATTCAGAAGTTAATGGCCCGTTTTGGCATCACTATGGCGCAAATTGATCGCTTGGAAGTCAATGAAGCCTTTGCAGCTCAAATGTTGACTTGTTTAGCTGAAACGAATTGGCCTAAGGAAAAACTCAACGTTTCAGGTGGGGCAATTAGTTATGGACATCCCTTTGGTGCGACAGGTGCAATCTTAGTTAGAAGGTTGATGACGGAATTAAAACAGCATGAGTCTTTTCGCTATGGTATTGCTGCGATGTGTGTTGGTGGTGGGCAAGGAACGGCGGTTTTGATTAAGAAGGTGATCGCATGA